From Caldanaerobius fijiensis DSM 17918, a single genomic window includes:
- a CDS encoding chemotaxis protein CheW, which translates to MEKQFIVFKLNDYKFMADIMDVVEIINYREPTYVPNAPSFISGIIKNRGVIVPIVDLKKRFHLEQTSNININKKIAVIQVDEIVVGLIVDDITEIIVIDDNNIKDVPEIVKEIDKKYIIGSLEYNDQLILVFNLREILSRDEKEMIKEIG; encoded by the coding sequence ATGGAAAAACAGTTTATCGTATTTAAATTAAATGATTATAAATTTATGGCAGACATAATGGATGTAGTAGAAATAATCAATTATAGAGAGCCTACATATGTTCCCAATGCCCCATCTTTCATATCAGGTATTATCAAAAATCGAGGCGTTATTGTGCCTATAGTCGATTTAAAAAAGAGGTTTCACCTCGAACAAACCTCTAATATTAATATAAACAAAAAAATTGCTGTTATACAGGTAGACGAAATTGTCGTAGGGTTGATAGTTGATGACATAACTGAAATAATTGTAATAGATGACAACAATATCAAGGATGTCCCTGAAATTGTAAAAGAGATCGATAAAAAATATATCATAGGTTCTCTGGAATACAACGACCAGCTTATATTAGTCTTCAATTTACGAGAAATTTTATCTCGCGACGAAAAAGAAATGATAAAGGAGATAGGGTGA
- the ruvC gene encoding crossover junction endodeoxyribonuclease RuvC, with amino-acid sequence MIVMGIDPGLATLGYGIVNYEYNHFNVIEYGAIITPSDMCLADRLREIYDEMGDLIDKYRPDAFAIEELFFNKNAKTAIVIGEARGVAIVAAAKKNVEVYEYTPLQVKQAVVGYGRAEKLQVQLMVKALLNLREVPKPDDVADALAVAICHCHSTGTYSNYNFGV; translated from the coding sequence ATGATTGTAATGGGAATCGACCCGGGACTCGCTACGTTAGGCTATGGTATTGTAAATTACGAATACAATCATTTTAATGTTATTGAATATGGAGCTATAATAACGCCTTCAGATATGTGTTTGGCTGATAGACTAAGAGAAATTTACGATGAAATGGGCGATCTGATCGATAAATATAGACCCGATGCTTTCGCAATAGAAGAATTATTTTTTAATAAAAATGCTAAAACAGCTATTGTAATAGGAGAAGCAAGAGGGGTGGCAATAGTTGCTGCTGCTAAAAAAAATGTAGAAGTTTACGAATACACCCCTTTACAGGTTAAACAAGCAGTGGTAGGTTATGGAAGAGCAGAGAAATTACAGGTGCAGCTCATGGTTAAAGCCTTGTTAAATTTAAGGGAAGTTCCAAAGCCTGATGATGTCGCGGATGCGTTGGCTGTTGCTATTTGTCATTGTCACAGCACAGGAACATATTCAAATTATAATTTTGGGGTTTAG
- the ruvA gene encoding Holliday junction branch migration protein RuvA — translation MFDYIWGQVVEIDDESVVVEVSGLGYQLYISKATAKMLNLGNTVKLYTYLHVRENEIKLFGFYDKNERRVFRSLISVSGIGPKVALNILSKYTPTEILTFIATDDVKSMTSIPGVGKKTAQRIIVELKDRVDKEDLISSVSSFGEATSEVVQALMALGFNKSEIAKVVDKIEGLEIDDAIKMALKELSG, via the coding sequence ATGTTTGATTATATTTGGGGACAAGTAGTGGAAATCGATGATGAAAGTGTGGTTGTAGAAGTATCGGGGTTAGGCTATCAACTGTATATATCAAAAGCGACAGCAAAAATGTTAAATCTTGGCAATACAGTTAAGCTGTATACGTATCTCCATGTAAGGGAAAATGAAATAAAGCTTTTTGGGTTTTATGATAAGAATGAAAGGAGAGTTTTTAGAAGTCTTATCTCAGTTTCAGGGATAGGACCAAAAGTGGCTTTAAATATTCTCTCGAAATATACTCCTACAGAAATATTAACCTTTATAGCGACAGATGATGTCAAATCCATGACGAGTATACCTGGTGTTGGCAAGAAAACAGCTCAAAGAATTATTGTGGAATTAAAAGACAGGGTAGATAAGGAAGACCTTATAAGTAGTGTATCTTCTTTTGGAGAGGCAACTTCAGAGGTGGTTCAGGCTCTGATGGCATTAGGTTTTAACAAAAGCGAGATTGCGAAGGTCGTGGATAAGATCGAAGGACTCGAAATTGACGACGCTATAAAAATGGCGTTAAAGGAGTTGAGCGGATAG
- the ruvB gene encoding Holliday junction branch migration DNA helicase RuvB yields MSNEDSGLEYNLRPRYLHEYIGQEKIKKLLTIYIDAAKARHEPLDHVLLYGPPGLGKTTLANVIANEMGVGIRITSGPAIERAGDLAAILTNIRQNDILFIDEIHRLNRAVEEILYPAMEDFVLDIVIGKGPSARSIRIDLPRFTLIGATTRTGLLTSPLRDRFGVVSRLDYYNEDDLYKIVKRSAGILGVSIDDDAAYEIARRSRGTPRIANRLLKRIRDFAQVKSDGNITQEITRAALEMLDIDKLGLDEIDRLLLKTIALKFGGGPVGLETLAASIGEDTGTIEEVYEPYLLQIGFIKRTPRGRTITPLALEHLKIAL; encoded by the coding sequence ATGAGTAATGAAGATAGTGGTTTGGAGTATAATTTAAGACCCAGGTATCTACATGAATACATTGGGCAAGAGAAAATAAAAAAGCTATTGACAATATATATAGATGCAGCAAAGGCAAGACATGAACCCCTTGATCATGTTTTACTTTATGGCCCTCCAGGGTTGGGTAAGACCACATTGGCTAATGTAATTGCTAACGAGATGGGAGTTGGGATTAGAATTACATCAGGACCTGCTATTGAAAGAGCAGGAGATCTTGCGGCTATTTTAACCAATATTCGTCAAAATGACATTTTATTCATAGATGAAATACATAGGTTAAATCGAGCTGTGGAAGAAATATTATACCCTGCTATGGAGGATTTCGTTCTGGATATAGTAATAGGTAAAGGACCCAGTGCCAGGTCTATAAGGATCGATTTGCCTAGATTTACTCTTATAGGAGCGACAACGCGAACAGGCCTTTTGACATCTCCACTGCGAGATAGGTTTGGTGTTGTGAGTAGATTGGACTATTATAACGAGGATGATCTATATAAAATTGTTAAGAGATCTGCTGGTATATTGGGTGTGTCTATTGATGATGATGCCGCATACGAAATAGCAAGGCGCTCAAGGGGTACGCCCAGGATTGCCAACAGGCTTTTAAAACGTATCCGGGATTTTGCTCAGGTAAAATCTGATGGCAATATTACCCAGGAAATAACAAGGGCTGCTCTTGAGATGTTAGATATTGATAAATTAGGATTAGATGAAATCGATAGATTGCTTTTAAAAACTATCGCATTGAAGTTTGGTGGAGGTCCTGTAGGGCTTGAGACCCTTGCGGCATCTATAGGAGAAGATACAGGAACTATTGAAGAGGTTTATGAACCTTATTTGTTGCAAATAGGATTTATAAAGCGAACACCCCGCGGGAGAACAATTACTCCCCTGGCTTTAGAGCATTTAAAGATTGCCCTATAG
- a CDS encoding DUF2905 domain-containing protein: MFDGLGRTFILVGVIFILIGIAFIVGKKLGFGMLPGDIVIRKGNVTFYFPLVSGILLSIILTIILNLIFRH; this comes from the coding sequence ATGTTTGACGGTTTAGGTAGAACTTTTATCCTGGTAGGAGTTATTTTTATTTTGATAGGCATTGCATTTATAGTGGGTAAAAAATTAGGTTTTGGAATGTTGCCAGGGGATATTGTAATAAGAAAAGGTAATGTTACATTTTATTTCCCGCTTGTCTCGGGTATTTTGTTGAGCATTATATTGACAATTATATTGAACCTGATATTCAGACATTGA
- a CDS encoding SpoIID/LytB domain-containing protein: MKKLTLFILTMIITFSITGFNRGASENLHVETQYIRVGLKYGSKAVNASQVYTKGIITYGVYNGDNFIPLYKGKEGEQAVIKKDDYYHIVIAGFGGDLDKGLSYIDELRKKNVDGFLMYDEGGYSVVTGEYMSQEDANNALNSLKNIILDRKLTVVNPAKAIYIITSQKISVRTDRLIVRPSNNFIEIDNDTTYRGELWFVRQDGSDMTVINYLPLEQYLYSVVPSEMPSSWPMEALKAQAVAARSYAVANLGANSKYAKYGFDVSNDVSSQAYNGYIYTYNGNKYSGESSRTNEAVDDTKGIVLIYNGKVIDALYFSHSGGYTENSEDVFKYAEPYYRSVNDPYSLGYNPDLDNWSVTYTQAELKDMLKKKGIDVGDILDIKITDKSSSGRATSVIISGTKNNYTLQGETNIRMSLGLKSAMIKSIAKAGEKTVNRVVTVTDGRMTIAKDIESLYAIKGDWSTSKVSGNLFVISKFGLGQLNDAVNEPQNQSIPESFTFVGSGSGHGVGMSQYGARGLAEKAGKSFIDILKYYYKDITVFDTTANKSL; encoded by the coding sequence ATGAAAAAATTAACGTTATTTATATTAACGATGATTATCACCTTTTCAATTACGGGGTTTAATAGGGGTGCATCTGAAAATTTACATGTTGAAACGCAGTACATACGGGTTGGTTTAAAATATGGCAGCAAGGCGGTCAATGCTTCGCAGGTGTATACCAAAGGTATTATAACCTATGGTGTATATAACGGTGATAATTTTATTCCTTTATATAAAGGTAAAGAGGGAGAACAGGCAGTTATCAAAAAAGATGATTATTATCATATAGTCATTGCCGGTTTTGGTGGCGATTTGGACAAAGGTCTTTCATATATAGATGAACTTAGAAAGAAAAATGTAGATGGTTTTTTGATGTACGACGAAGGAGGATATTCGGTAGTAACAGGTGAATACATGAGTCAAGAAGATGCAAACAATGCTCTAAATAGTTTAAAAAATATCATTTTGGATCGAAAACTTACAGTTGTTAATCCTGCAAAAGCTATTTATATAATCACATCTCAGAAGATCTCTGTTAGAACGGATAGGCTTATTGTAAGGCCATCTAATAACTTTATTGAGATAGATAACGATACGACGTATAGAGGCGAGTTGTGGTTTGTAAGGCAAGATGGCAGTGATATGACCGTGATCAATTATCTCCCTTTAGAGCAGTATTTATACAGTGTAGTGCCTTCGGAGATGCCCTCGTCGTGGCCTATGGAAGCGCTTAAAGCTCAGGCTGTAGCAGCCAGAAGTTATGCTGTTGCAAATTTGGGCGCTAATTCTAAATATGCAAAATATGGTTTTGACGTAAGCAATGACGTATCAAGCCAGGCGTATAACGGGTATATTTACACCTACAATGGCAATAAATATTCCGGTGAAAGTTCAAGAACTAACGAAGCTGTTGATGATACTAAAGGGATTGTACTTATATATAACGGCAAAGTTATTGATGCATTGTATTTTTCTCATAGCGGTGGATATACCGAAAATAGCGAAGATGTATTTAAATACGCTGAACCTTATTATAGAAGTGTTAACGACCCGTATTCCCTGGGTTATAACCCAGATCTGGATAACTGGAGTGTTACATACACACAGGCAGAATTAAAAGATATGCTTAAAAAGAAGGGAATTGATGTAGGAGATATATTGGATATTAAGATTACTGATAAAAGCTCGTCGGGCAGAGCTACTTCAGTGATTATTAGTGGAACAAAAAATAATTATACATTGCAGGGAGAAACTAATATTAGGATGAGCCTCGGACTAAAAAGTGCAATGATCAAGAGCATAGCAAAAGCTGGAGAAAAAACCGTTAATAGAGTTGTGACTGTTACTGATGGTAGGATGACTATTGCAAAAGATATAGAAAGTCTTTATGCTATAAAAGGCGATTGGTCGACGTCGAAAGTATCGGGAAACCTTTTTGTTATCAGCAAATTCGGGTTAGGGCAATTAAATGATGCTGTTAATGAACCACAAAACCAAAGCATACCCGAGAGTTTTACGTTTGTCGGTAGCGGTTCGGGTCATGGGGTAGGCATGAGTCAGTACGGTGCCAGAGGGCTTGCCGAGAAAGCTGGTAAAAGTTTTATAGATATATTAAAGTATTATTATAAAGATATAACGGTTTTTGATACTACAGCCAATAAATCTTTGTAA
- the queA gene encoding tRNA preQ1(34) S-adenosylmethionine ribosyltransferase-isomerase QueA, which translates to MNVHDFYYELPQELIAQEPLERRDSSRLMVLHRKDGSIEHKIFRDIVQFLNPGDCLVLNDTRVIPARLIGHKKDTGGIIEFLLLRKTALDTWEVLVKPGRRAKIGTRFVFGDGELEAEVIDNTDAGGRIAKFYYEGVFEEILDKLGQMPLPPYIKKSLKDKERYQTVYSKHEGSAAAPTAGLHFTNELLDVIREKGVHVVFITLHVGLGTFRPVKVEKIEEHRMHSEFYVVTDEVAKTLNDARKKGGRIICVGTTSVRTLETVADDSGVIHSSSGWTDIFIYPGYKYKVVDGLITNFHLPESTLIMLVCAFGGYDHVMRAYRVAVEERYRFYSFGDAMLII; encoded by the coding sequence ATGAATGTACACGATTTTTACTACGAGCTACCGCAGGAACTGATAGCTCAGGAGCCGTTAGAAAGAAGGGATAGTTCTAGATTGATGGTTCTTCATAGAAAAGATGGCAGCATAGAGCATAAGATATTTAGGGATATCGTTCAGTTTTTAAATCCAGGAGATTGCCTAGTGTTGAATGATACCAGGGTGATTCCAGCCAGGCTGATAGGCCATAAAAAGGATACCGGTGGTATTATAGAGTTTTTGCTGCTGAGGAAAACAGCCCTTGACACGTGGGAAGTATTAGTAAAACCAGGGCGTAGAGCAAAAATAGGTACGAGATTTGTTTTTGGCGATGGTGAATTGGAAGCAGAAGTCATTGATAATACAGATGCAGGTGGAAGGATTGCTAAATTTTACTACGAAGGAGTTTTTGAAGAGATATTGGATAAACTGGGACAGATGCCTCTTCCTCCGTACATAAAGAAGTCATTAAAAGACAAAGAAAGGTATCAGACGGTATATTCTAAACATGAAGGCTCTGCTGCTGCACCTACTGCGGGTCTTCATTTTACCAATGAGTTATTGGATGTGATTAGAGAAAAAGGTGTTCATGTGGTTTTTATCACGTTGCATGTAGGTCTGGGCACATTTAGGCCGGTAAAGGTGGAAAAGATAGAGGAACATCGGATGCATTCAGAGTTTTATGTTGTAACAGATGAGGTCGCAAAGACATTAAATGATGCTAGAAAAAAAGGCGGACGCATCATATGCGTAGGAACCACTTCAGTTAGAACTTTAGAAACTGTGGCAGATGATTCAGGTGTAATACATAGTAGTTCAGGGTGGACAGACATTTTTATATATCCAGGCTATAAATATAAGGTGGTGGATGGACTTATAACCAATTTTCATCTACCCGAGTCAACGCTGATAATGCTGGTATGCGCTTTTGGTGGATATGATCATGTAATGAGAGCCTATCGTGTAGCTGTTGAAGAAAGATATAGGTTTTACAGTTTTGGCGATGCTATGTTGATTATTTAA
- the tgt gene encoding tRNA guanosine(34) transglycosylase Tgt, with amino-acid sequence MLKFEVHKREKNTMARLGLLQTSHGTIETPVFMPVGTQATVKAMTPDELKDIGAKIILSNTYHLYLRPGHELIEKAGGLHKFMSWNGSILTDSGGFQIFSLNKLRNISEDGVEFISHLDGSRHFIGPEENMRIQNALGADIIMAFDECVPYPADYDYVKNSMELTLKWAKRCKESHKRPDEQALFGIVQGGTYRDLREESARRTVDLDFPGYAIGGLSVGEEKELMYEVIEYTTPLLPFDKPRYLMGVGSPDALIEGVIRGIDMFDCVLPTRIARNGTVMTSHGKLVIRNAEYAEDFRPLDEECDCYACRNFSRAYIRHLFKAGEILAARLATIHNLYFLMKLMEKIRQAIKEDRLLEFRKEFFTKYGYVY; translated from the coding sequence TTGCTGAAATTTGAAGTACACAAACGGGAAAAAAATACAATGGCTCGTTTAGGCCTTCTTCAGACTTCCCACGGAACTATTGAGACGCCTGTTTTTATGCCTGTAGGGACTCAAGCTACAGTAAAGGCTATGACACCCGATGAATTGAAAGATATAGGGGCCAAGATTATCCTCTCCAATACCTATCATCTATATTTAAGGCCGGGCCATGAGCTTATAGAAAAAGCCGGTGGATTACATAAATTTATGAGCTGGAATGGTTCTATTTTGACAGACAGCGGAGGTTTTCAGATATTCAGTTTAAATAAATTAAGGAATATATCTGAAGATGGCGTTGAATTTATTTCTCATTTAGATGGTTCCAGGCATTTCATCGGGCCAGAAGAAAATATGCGGATACAAAACGCTCTTGGAGCGGATATAATAATGGCCTTCGATGAATGCGTGCCATATCCAGCTGATTATGACTATGTGAAAAATTCTATGGAACTTACCCTTAAATGGGCAAAGAGGTGTAAAGAATCCCACAAGCGCCCTGATGAACAGGCGTTATTTGGCATTGTACAGGGTGGAACTTACAGGGATTTAAGAGAAGAAAGCGCCAGGCGGACGGTTGATTTGGATTTTCCAGGATATGCTATTGGTGGACTGAGCGTAGGTGAGGAAAAGGAACTCATGTACGAAGTTATTGAATATACTACACCTTTGTTGCCTTTTGATAAGCCAAGGTACCTCATGGGAGTCGGAAGCCCAGATGCACTTATAGAAGGTGTTATAAGGGGTATAGATATGTTTGACTGCGTTTTACCCACCAGAATTGCCAGAAATGGAACAGTAATGACGAGCCACGGCAAGCTTGTAATTAGAAATGCCGAATATGCTGAGGATTTTCGCCCACTGGATGAAGAATGTGATTGTTATGCTTGCAGAAATTTTTCCAGGGCTTATATAAGACATCTATTTAAAGCCGGTGAAATCTTGGCTGCAAGGCTGGCTACAATTCACAACCTGTATTTTCTTATGAAACTCATGGAAAAAATCAGACAGGCAATTAAAGAAGATAGATTGCTTGAATTTAGAAAAGAATTCTTTACAAAATATGGCTATGTGTATTAA
- the yajC gene encoding preprotein translocase subunit YajC: MSQQTSATVAVIVQLLLFVAIFYLFLILPQQRRDKKERQMLESLKPGDEIITKSGIYGKVLNIKDDTITIEVGADKVKLKIAKWAVGKILTIKD, from the coding sequence ATGTCACAACAGACAAGTGCCACGGTGGCAGTAATTGTGCAGCTCTTGCTGTTTGTAGCCATCTTTTATTTGTTTCTCATCTTGCCACAGCAGAGAAGAGATAAAAAGGAAAGACAGATGTTAGAATCTCTTAAGCCAGGCGATGAGATAATTACAAAAAGCGGAATATACGGAAAGGTGCTTAATATAAAAGATGATACCATTACCATAGAAGTGGGAGCTGATAAAGTAAAATTAAAAATAGCCAAATGGGCTGTTGGCAAAATATTGACTATAAAAGACTAA
- a CDS encoding TIGR04086 family membrane protein, which produces MAKVQHSSDSIIGIRGIIKGTLFGLILSLVLFLFYSTLLSFTSISESTIPMFIHVVVAISVFVSGVIAAKIAQNMGWLNGLVAGLCYVLILLLLNVLIYDDLTLKSFLTDLLISMVCGCIGGMIGINL; this is translated from the coding sequence ATGGCAAAGGTTCAGCATTCTTCTGATAGCATAATAGGAATTAGAGGTATAATCAAGGGAACATTATTTGGGTTAATTTTATCTTTAGTGTTGTTTTTGTTTTATTCAACATTGCTTTCATTTACATCCATTTCAGAATCTACCATACCTATGTTTATACATGTAGTTGTGGCGATTAGCGTTTTTGTATCAGGTGTTATAGCTGCTAAAATTGCTCAAAACATGGGATGGCTAAATGGTCTGGTGGCAGGGCTATGCTATGTATTAATACTTTTGTTGTTAAATGTGCTTATATACGATGATTTGACTTTAAAGAGTTTTTTAACCGATTTGCTAATAAGTATGGTTTGCGGTTGCATTGGTGGAATGATTGGAATAAATCTATGA
- the scfA gene encoding six-cysteine ranthipeptide SCIFF gives MKHVKIINKGSMNKNLEKYGCGECQSSCQSACKTSCTVANQVCLNNK, from the coding sequence GTGAAGCATGTCAAAATAATAAACAAAGGTTCTATGAATAAAAATTTAGAAAAGTACGGCTGTGGAGAGTGCCAGTCATCATGTCAGTCGGCATGTAAGACATCGTGCACGGTTGCAAATCAGGTTTGTTTAAACAATAAATAA
- the scfB gene encoding thioether cross-link-forming SCIFF peptide maturase → MGVHKFEANGNKIALDVNSNALYMLDDLSYDLIDYIEKELLDDAVRDLGNFYDIENIKEAYEELISLKREGMLFTQDPFENIEIPYGKPVVKSLCLNVAHDCNLRCKYCFASAGDFKGQRQLMSAEVGKKAIDFLIRHSASRNHLEVDMFGGEPLMNFDVVKEVVEYGREQAQKYGKSINFTITTNAVMLNDENMRYINENFYNVVLSLDGRPEVNDRMRVHLDGAGSYGHIVDKIVKMAEMRKNKEYYVRGTYTRYNLDFARDVLHIVDLGVDRVSVEPVVAPESADYALREEDLPVIKEQYKILAEEYIKRYKEGRPFIFFHFNVDLTQGPCLYKRIKGCGAGNEYLAVTPEGDVYPCHQFVGIKEYKMGNVITGEFNQNMQIDFMKTNIYTKPQCSKCWAKYFCSGGCHANAYQYNGNINMPHKLSCDILKIRTEYALMIKAVLSN, encoded by the coding sequence TTGGGAGTACACAAGTTTGAAGCCAATGGCAATAAAATAGCTCTGGATGTAAATAGCAATGCCTTGTATATGCTGGATGATTTGTCTTATGACCTTATTGATTACATCGAAAAGGAATTACTGGATGACGCGGTAAGGGATTTAGGAAACTTTTATGATATTGAAAACATAAAAGAGGCATATGAGGAATTGATCTCTCTAAAACGGGAAGGTATGCTTTTTACGCAGGATCCTTTTGAAAATATAGAAATACCTTATGGGAAGCCGGTAGTAAAATCTTTATGCCTCAATGTAGCCCATGACTGCAATCTAAGGTGTAAATACTGTTTTGCGTCTGCAGGCGATTTTAAAGGTCAAAGACAATTGATGAGCGCTGAAGTGGGTAAAAAAGCCATAGATTTTTTAATAAGACATTCTGCTTCGCGTAATCATCTGGAAGTTGACATGTTTGGCGGAGAACCATTGATGAATTTTGACGTGGTAAAAGAAGTAGTGGAATATGGCAGAGAACAGGCCCAAAAATATGGCAAATCAATAAATTTTACTATAACTACCAATGCTGTTATGTTAAACGATGAAAATATGCGCTATATAAACGAGAATTTCTACAATGTGGTATTGAGTCTTGATGGACGACCTGAAGTAAATGACAGGATGAGAGTGCATCTAGATGGTGCAGGCAGCTATGGACATATAGTGGATAAAATCGTCAAGATGGCCGAAATGAGAAAAAATAAAGAATATTATGTACGTGGGACTTATACGCGTTATAATCTTGATTTTGCTAGGGATGTCTTGCATATAGTAGATCTCGGCGTTGATAGGGTATCTGTTGAACCAGTTGTGGCACCAGAAAGTGCGGATTATGCATTAAGAGAGGAAGACCTGCCGGTTATAAAAGAACAGTATAAAATACTGGCAGAAGAATATATTAAGAGATATAAAGAAGGAAGACCATTTATATTTTTCCATTTTAATGTAGACTTGACTCAGGGACCATGCCTGTATAAAAGGATAAAAGGCTGCGGTGCTGGAAATGAATACCTTGCTGTAACACCTGAAGGCGATGTCTATCCATGTCACCAATTCGTAGGCATAAAGGAGTACAAAATGGGAAATGTCATAACAGGTGAATTTAACCAGAACATGCAGATTGATTTTATGAAGACGAATATCTATACAAAGCCCCAATGCAGTAAATGCTGGGCAAAGTATTTTTGCAGTGGTGGATGCCATGCCAATGCGTATCAGTATAACGGTAACATCAATATGCCCCACAAATTAAGCTGTGACATATTAAAGATAAGGACAGAATATGCGCTTATGATAAAGGCTGTTTTGTCAAATTAG
- the secD gene encoding protein translocase subunit SecD: protein MNYKNALKFLVAVAIIAILALGTAFGINIGSLKIKPVQDYIKLGLDFKGGVYATLVAQGKVDSDTMNRAIAIVRNRVDMLGVTEPVITPVGSNAIMVQLPGIKDPESAIKVLGQTAQLRFVGPDGKTILTGAEVKTSKAELQRTNAGLEEPVVTLVFNAKGTKLFSDATQKFLGQPIAIYLDKKMISNPVVQAHITDGNAIITGLQTFEEASKLATLIRSGALPVPLKAEEVRAIGPTLGMDSMRESLMAGLYGIILVMLFMIAYYRLPGLVADLALIVYTVITLIVLALIHATLTLPGMAGIILSIGMAVDANVIIFERVKEELRNGKSLRSAIDAGFAKAFWTVFDANLTTIIAGVVLFYMGSGTIKGFAVTLIIGVLASMFTAITLTRLLLKMLVNTNITNLKLYGA, encoded by the coding sequence ATGAACTATAAAAATGCTTTGAAGTTCCTTGTAGCCGTCGCTATTATAGCCATATTAGCACTGGGTACGGCTTTCGGAATAAATATAGGGAGCTTAAAGATAAAACCTGTTCAAGATTACATCAAACTCGGACTTGATTTTAAAGGCGGGGTTTATGCAACCCTTGTTGCACAAGGCAAAGTTGATTCAGATACTATGAACAGAGCTATAGCTATTGTGAGAAATAGGGTGGACATGCTGGGAGTGACAGAACCTGTAATTACACCTGTCGGCAGTAATGCAATTATGGTTCAGCTGCCTGGCATAAAGGATCCTGAATCTGCGATAAAAGTTTTAGGACAAACTGCTCAGCTGCGTTTTGTAGGACCGGATGGTAAGACTATATTGACAGGTGCGGAAGTAAAAACTTCTAAAGCGGAATTGCAGAGGACAAATGCGGGTCTGGAAGAGCCTGTGGTGACTTTAGTATTCAATGCCAAGGGAACAAAATTATTTTCTGATGCGACACAAAAGTTTTTGGGGCAACCTATCGCTATATACCTAGATAAAAAAATGATATCAAATCCTGTGGTACAGGCTCATATAACTGATGGAAACGCTATAATAACAGGTTTACAGACCTTTGAAGAGGCGTCAAAATTAGCTACCCTCATTAGATCAGGTGCGTTGCCTGTTCCATTAAAGGCAGAGGAAGTAAGGGCAATAGGTCCTACTCTGGGAATGGATTCCATGAGGGAAAGCTTGATGGCGGGATTATACGGCATAATTCTCGTTATGCTTTTTATGATTGCATATTACAGGTTGCCTGGGCTTGTTGCTGACCTGGCGTTAATTGTTTACACGGTCATAACACTGATTGTCTTGGCTCTCATACACGCTACTTTGACATTGCCCGGCATGGCTGGTATTATTCTTTCTATAGGTATGGCTGTGGATGCTAATGTTATTATATTTGAAAGGGTCAAAGAGGAACTAAGAAATGGAAAATCCCTGAGGTCAGCTATTGATGCAGGCTTTGCTAAAGCCTTTTGGACGGTGTTTGATGCTAATTTGACCACCATAATTGCAGGTGTCGTGCTCTTCTATATGGGTTCGGGTACCATAAAGGGTTTTGCTGTTACCCTTATAATAGGTGTTCTTGCCAGCATGTTTACAGCTATAACCCTGACGAGATTGCTGCTAAAGATGCTTGTAAATACCAACATCACCAACCTTAAATTATATGGAGCGTAA